Within the Gimesia sp. genome, the region TTCTAAATCAGGTCCCACTGAAGTTCCGTGGTTGACGTAGTAAATCCGTGGTTCAGGAAATGCGGCTGAAAGCTGTCTTTCGCAGGGCCGTTTTCCGGCTTCAGTAACGAATTCGGGGGGGCTGGTCCGGTCGTAACGATTGTGGGTTTGTTATATGACTTGGATATCCACTTTTAATGGTTATCCCTCCACACTTCAGTTCAAACTGCATCTATAGTTAATTAACCTGATAATTGGTGGAATTACTTACCTTTCTTCAATTTTTCAAGTGTTGTTGAGCGCAACTCGTTAGTTCACAAATAATACCCGGTTGATCATGTGTGGTAGTTTTCAACTCAAGCAGGCCCGAGTTGTCTTCTATGTGGTCAGCCGGGTCTGTTTGTTCAGTTGCAACACTTGGGACCCTTCCCTGAGTTTCATATCTGAGACTCTGTTTCGAAAAACCCGCAGATGAAAAAATGAATACCTTCTTTTTGGTTCGCGTTTGTAATTACGAAAAGATTCCGTATCATATAAAATTACTGCGGCAGGACGATTCAGAACCCTGCATCAAGTGCTCTCCAGAATCGCCAGTCTGATCAGAGCCGGATCTCACTTATAGTAATGATTACCGAGTGAAATTTAGATTCATTTCGACGACCCGTCGTTGTACATTCCATTTCTTCCTTAATACGTAGAGTGACTATGCAATCCCCACACCGACCGAGCTTGTTACGAAAAATGAACGTTCGTAAGGTTTTGGAAGTTATCCAGAGCCAGGGAACATTAACTCGCGCTGATGTCATGCGTTGTTCTGGAATCAGTGCTCCTACTGTTTCCAAGGCGGTAAGTGCCCTGCTGGATGCGGGGTTGCTTGAGGAACGTGAGACAGCGGAATTTTCGGTGGGGCGTCCCGGTAAGCTGTTACAGTTACCTCGCTTCAGTGCCCAGGTGATTGGTGTGGTTCTGGACTGGGACTATTGTTCGATCGTGGCCTCCGGTCTGGATGGTTTTTTGCACGAAGAAAAGCTCGATCAGTTCAAAACCCCTTCATCGTATGAAGATCTGATTAATATCATTTCCCAGAAAATCATGGACCTGGTTAAGAAGGAAGAAATTCCTGCCCTGGGTGTGGGAATCACCGTGCCCGGTCTGGTTAACAGCAATGATGGTCGCATCTTCCTCGCGTCCAACCTGCACATTGTAGATGGTCAGGCACCGGCTGTGGATATTGCCGCGAAGACCAATCTGGAATGTATTCTGGTGCAGAAATCCACCTCGTTGTGTCTCTCTGAAAAAACCTACGGTGCCGGCCAGGATCTGGAAGACTTCATCAGCCTGGACGTGACATCCGGTTTCGGTATGGGTGCCTTTACCGGCGGCCAGCTGCTGGATGGTCAACATGGTCTGGCGGGAGAAATCGCTCACATCACCGTCGAACCCCAGGGAGGACGTGTCTGTGGTTGTGGTAACCAGGGCTGCCTGGAAACCGTCGCGACCGATATGGCATTGACTCATTATGTTTCGAAGCGGGTTGGTAAAGAACTCGACTTTGATGCAATCAAAGAACTCGTGAAGCAGGGCGAGCTTGATATCACTCCGGAACTGGACCGTACGATTGAGTTCCTGGGAATCGGGGTGGCGGCTGCGATCAACATTTTCAATCCCTCAAATATCTTCATTTCCTCGCGGCTGTTTGATCTGCAGGACGATGTCTTCAGCAGAATGTGTGAACTGGCCAAGAATCGGGCTTTGAAACCTTCTTCCAGCTCCTGCGAGATTGAACGCTCAAAAGGGAATAAGTACCTGGGCGCTGTTGCCGGTATTATTAACCATCTGGCAAACGGTCTGGGACCGCGGCTGACCTAGAGTTGAGTCAACCCGCTGCGGAAGGCGCTGATCAGGAAGGGAGCAGGGGTATGTCACCCTCGGCAGACGATCTGGCCCGGGAAGCGATTCGCGAATTCCAGCACCTGCTCGCGCAGTCGTTGCGTAAAATCCGTCACTGTCTGGGCCAGTTGAAGCAGGAGCAGATCTGGTGGCGTCCGGAGCCGGGCCTCAACAGCATCGGAAACCTGATTCTGCATCTGTCCGGGAATCTCAATCAATGGGCGGTGGCTGGCATTACTGGAGCCCAGGATGAGCGGCAGCGGGAGGCTGAGTTTCAGGCCGAATCGAGCCACAATCGCGAAGAACTGTTGTCTTTGCTGGAACAGAGCGTAGAACGTGCGAGTGCGGTCTTCCAGACGCTGTCTGCTGCTGACTTACTGGAATCGCGGACGATCCAGGGATTTTCCGTCTCCGTGCTGGGGGCCATTGCTCATACGGTGCCTCATTTTGTCGGGCATTCGCACCAGATCATTTATCTGACCCGGCTGCAACTGAGGGAAACATACCAGTTCGACTGGTCTCCCGATGCAGATCGCAATAGCGTGCCGATTTGAACCACGCGAAAACTGATTCAGAACGTGCCCGGTTTATTTTTTGGTAACCGTAAACACGCTACAATACCTGCTGACTGTCGGTATGTTGTTATCTGATCCGGGGTAAGGTTGTCATGTCTCGTAAGGCGAAGCGAGCGCGAAAAAACACATCGAAACGGGAAACTGCTCAGGCTGAGAAGCGGGCTGCTGTCTCGAGTGTTCCTGCCAGCAGTCAGGCGTTAGTGGAACCGTTGCCGGAAATTTCACGCAATACCTGGCTGTTTCTCTCTCTGCTGCTGATCTGGTCGTTTCTGGTTTCCTGCTTTCCGATGCGGAACATGGATATCTGGTGGCACCTGAGAACCGGAGAGCTCATACTGGAGCGGGGGACCGTTCCTTATTTCGACTGGTTTACGTTCGTGGACTCTGATCGGCCCTGGATCGATATGCACTGGGGCTTCCAGTTGCTGGTGACCTGGTTGTATCACTGGGGCGGTGTCAATTTACTGATCCTGAGCAAAGCCTTCTGCCTGGCGTTAACGGTCGGGCTGGCCTGGTTTGCCGGTGGGCGGTTCCTGCCCCCCTGGGGGAAAGCATTGTTGTGGATTCTGCCGGTGATCTGTCTTTCCGGTCGTTCGGTCGTGCGTCCGGAAATGCTTTCGCTGGTCTATCTGGCTGCCTGGATGCTGGTTTTGAACAGGGCCGCGGCGCGTCCCCAGCTGTTGTGGCTGATTCCGTTACTGGCGCTGCTCTGGGTCAACAGTCATGCACTGTTCGTGCTGGGGCTGGTCGTCAGTGTGTTGTGGGTGATTGATCATCTGGTGCGCGGCTGGGCGCGGGGGCGCTTTGGGCTGGAGTCGGCTGCGACGGAGCTGACTGGAGTGATGTTGATTCGCATTGCCGTGCTGACGGGAATTGCCTGCTTTTTGAATCCCTATTTCGAGCAGGGAGTGCTGTTTCCCCTGACGCTGTATGAAAAGTTTTCGGTAGATCAGGCTTTCTATTCGGTACGCATCGGTGAATTCCAGCCGCCCCTGGATTTTATCAGGCAGCATGGACTGAAGAATTTATTTCTGGCATCACAGGTGTTGCTGGGAGTGTTGACGCTGGTCAGTTTTATTCCGCTGCTGATTAACAGACGGATCAACGTGTTTCGGTTAATGCTGTTTGCTGCGTTTACACACCTGGCTTTTAAAGCCTCGCGGAATACCAGCATCTTTGCGCTGATCTCGGGGATTGTAGTCTGTGATAATCTTTCGGACTGGTCCCGTTTCGGGATTGCTCTGTTCGGGAAGCCGGCGTCTGACTCTGCTGAGGGAACGCGTCAGTTATCTCGCGGATCCCTTATTTCTGCGGGGATATTTCTATTCCTGTTTGTCAGCCTGTTTACCGGGTACTGGCATGCGTGGGGCGGTGAAGGGAAACGACTGGGATTGGGAGAGGCGGAAGCCTGGTATGCGCATGGCGCGTCGAAGTTTGCAGGACAACCGGGAATGCCGGACCGTGCGTACATTTCCAATATGGGGCAGGCGGCGGTCTACATTTATCACAACGGGCCCGAGAAGCGAGTGTTCTTTGACGGACGTCTGGAGGTCAACAGTAAGCAGACGTTTGAATGGTACGAGCAGATCAAACAGCAGATGATGCAGGGGAGTACCGACTGGGCCTATTTATTGCAGGATGAGAATGGCCAGTTACCCGCGGTGATTCTCGACAGCCGCTATTCCCGGAATGAAATCATGGGAATGGCCGCTAATCCGGGCTGGATGCTTGTCTTTGCCGACCAGGCGGCTGCGGTCTTCCTCGATCGACAGACTGCAGAGCGATTGAAATTACAGCCCGCCGATCCCAGTCCCCTGGCTTATCCTCCGGGCATGAAAGTCCGCGAGTAAGCACACCTGAATACCCGCCTGTTTTCTGATCCAGGAAAAACTGAGGGACGTCTGGGATGATACTTGCAAATCAATGTCACTCAGGGGACATTAGATGGAATGAACAAATCTTTTCGTCAACAAAGCCGACGCGTTGACGCTCCAGAGAACCTTTACGCAGGGGAAACATCATGAAATATCCTAAGATCAGCTATCAACTGATCCGTCTGGCAGCAGTCTGTCTGTTGCTCCAGGCAACTACGCTTTTATCCGCTCAGGAAGCGGAACAGCAGACGCATCAGGCGCCGCTGTCCAAGATGGAATTGCAGACCGGCGATTCCATTGTCTTCCTGGGAGACAGTATTACGCACCAGTGTCTCTACACCCAGTATGTAGAAGATTTCTTTTACACCCGTTATCCGAAAATGCGTCTGAAGTTTCATAATGCAGGCGTGGGTGGCGCCAGGGCCTGGGATGCCCTGGCTCGTTTTGACCGGGACGTCGCCGCCTATCATCCCAAGTATGTGACAGTGCTGCTGGGAATGAACGACGGCCGCTATCAGCCCTTCAACGATGAGATTTTCAAGACCTACTACGATGACATGAAAGAGCTGATCAGCAAGATTGAAGGCATTGGTGCGACTCCGATCCTGATGACGCCAACCATGTTCGATGCCCGGGCGGCCCGCATGGGAAAACGCCCGCGAGATCCGGCTTCGGTAGAGCTGTATAACTCGGTTCTGGCGTACTATGGAACCTGGCTGCGTGAAGTTGCTGCCGAATCAGGCTTCGGGTTTGTGGACATGTACGGACCGTTGAATAACATCACGATTGCGGAACGTCAGAAAAATCCTCAGTTCACGATCATCAGGGACGCCGTGCATCCCGATGCTCCGGGACAGGTCGTGATGGCGTTTGCCCTGTTGTCTGACATGAACGTGCAACGACAGGTTTCGCGAATCACCGTCAGTAAAAAAACCAACGGTGAGGCCACTTCGACAGCGCGAGGCGGTAAATTGTCTGATCTGACATTTTCAGACGACGGCGTCTCCTTTACCTGGCAGGCCGACAGCCTGCCCTGGGTAGTGCCCGCTGAAGCGAAGCTGGGTGCAGAGTTGACGAAACTGGGGCATCGCATGAGTCAGGAATCGCTGTCGATCCATGACCTGCCCCCCGGCCGGTATGAACTGTCTATCGATGGAGAAGTGGTGGGACAATACTCCAACACGACCCTGGCCCGACATGTTGAACTGCAGGGAAATCCCAAGACGCCTCAGTACCAGCAGGCGATGCAGGTCGCGTTGTTGAACAAGGAACGCAATGAGGGCCCCGTGAAAAACAAACGCAACACCTGGCGGGTGTTCCAGGTGTATGCACGGATGAAGCGGGAACTGGACGCTCAGGGCGATCAGAAGGATGAAAAATCGGTGGCAAAGCTGGCAGAGCTCGATAAACGCCTGGCCGACCAGGATCGTGTGATCCAGGAGAGTGAAGCAGCTGCGAAAGCCCTCGAAGATAAGATCTATGAGATCAATCAGCCTGAGGCCCGGAAGTATGTCCTGAAGAAGGTGACCGCTGCTAAGAAAAAGTAAGCGACGCTGACATCGGAACCTGATTCCAGATGTAATAAAACAACAGGCAGCCCGGGTGTAAAAACCTGGACTGCCTGTTTTATTTTGCGCTGGTTGTGGTTCTGGTTACCTTCTGCTTACAGGAAGAAAATCGTCAGCAGAATTGAAAGTGGTAACAGAAACAGACAACTGTAAAACATATAGCCAAAGAAGCTGGGCATGCGAATGTTGTTCTTTTCAGCGATCGCTTTGACCATGAAGTTGGGACCATTGCCGATATAGGTCATGGCTCCCATGAAGACGGCTCCCAAACTGATGGCAACCAGTTCGATTTCACTGACGCCGGCCACCATGGGAGGACTGCCGCCCGCAGATTTGGCCGTTTCAAAGAAGACGACATAGGTCGGAGCGTTGTCCAGGAAGCTGGAGAGCGTGCCTGTGGCCCAGTAGAACTTCGCAGGGGAATCAATGCCCAGCGAGGCACCATAGACATTCAGGATCTGTACGGGAGCCTGCATGCAGATAAAAATACCGACGAAGAGGGCAGCGACTTCGACGATGGCCTCGTAATTGAAGGAGTTCTGCTCGCGAATACTTTTTGAAGTTGTGAGCAGGGAAATGCCTGCCAGGGCAAACATGCAGCCTTCACGGAAAAAGTGAGGTGCACTCCAGTTGGTGCCGGGAACTGTTTTGGAGGGATCCAGCAGTGCGACGCAGAAGATGACCAGCAGCAGCCAGAGGAAGTTAATGCCTCCTTTAAGTGCGAAGGGTTCAGGATCTTCCGGAACGGCTTCCACCCGGGCTTTGTTTTCTTTGCGATAGCGGATGGTGTCGAAGGCAAAATAGACGGCCAGCAGCATCCCATTCATGGCGAGCCACTCCGGCCAGAGCGACAGCGTCCAGGTGAAGGGAACGCCTCTTAAAAAGCCCAGGAACAGGGGCGGGTCTCCAATCGGGAGCAGACAGCCGCCGGTGTTGCAGACCACAAAAATGAAAAATATGACCGTGTGTGCCACATAGTCGCGTTTGGCATTCGCTTTCAGCAGAGGGCGGATCAGGAGCATGGCGGCGCCGGTCGTGCCGATGAAGCTGGCGATCGCACCACCGATGGCGAGGATGCCTGTATTCAGAATCGGTCGTCCGACCAGATGACCGTTGAAGGCGATGCCCCCACTGATGACATACAGGGAAAACAAGAGGGCGATGAAGGGTATGTATTCCCCGAGAATCGCGTTCTTGAGGACGACGATGGCAGCAGGAATCCCCGGAGCTGACATCTCGTGCGTGCCGTGATCGACGACGCCGTGTCCATACAGGAATGTATAATAGAGCAGGGTCACCAGACCCAGGCTGACCGCGACCAGAAACCGGTTTTTGTTGTGTTCCCACCACTCTTCCGTTTTATGGATCAGTGGTAGAAAGGCAATACAGAGCAACAGGGCGGCGAACGGAATTACACTATAAAAGGCGGGAGGTTCGGCATGGCCATGATGTTCCTCGTGCGGTTGTTCAGTCGTGGCCACAAAAGAGGTTGCTTCCAGTTGCGCGTATGTATCAGCGATTAAGTTCATCTCAATCGCCCTCCGTTACTTGGGGATTATGAAAAAATGGGTTAAAGCGCGAAAATCCGTTTTCATGTAGAACGGTGATAACAAGTGCTCTGCTTGCTAACTGGCGTGTGGTCAACTCGGGATTATGGCAGGAAGCGACCCTGTGTACAACTTCCACGTCGGCAGGATTTCACAATTTGAATTTATGAATTTGCGAATTCACTGCGGCGTTCTTCCATCGGAGCCGCACTGGCTTTAAATTCCGACAGGTACAGCTTTACCAGTTCCGCTGTCTCTGCACTTTGCAGCATTTCCAGCGAGATCAGCGTTTTCCCCAGAACGATCGGCGGTTCGATCTGTATCGCGAGTAGATAAGCCACCTGCTCGCGGGTGAGCAGCTGCCTCTGAATGGCGATTTCCCCGAATCGCTGTCCATTTTTCTGCTGTGCCTCGAGTATCTCTGTGACCTGGTTACTGGTCAGCAGTTTTTCATTGACTGCCAGTTCACCGATTTTCGTCTGTGTTTCCTGTTGGGGGCACTTCAAGAGTGCTTTGGAAATGGTCGGGATATCAAAGATTTTCTTGGTAACCAGCCAGCGACTGAAGCGGCTGCGTTTGACCAGTTTCTGCAGTTCATTGTCTTCCTGGCTGATGATCGAGCGTACGTGAACCTGGTTGCGGCCATTCTCTTTCGAATTATACATGGCCTCATCCGCTTCTGCGATCAGGCGTTCTCCGAAGCCGGTCATGTCGCGAGGAGGGATACCAACCACGGCACCCAAACTGGCGGTAACGGGTACGCGTTTGCCTTCGAACTCAATCACTTCGTTTTCGATCAGCTTCCGCAGACGTTCCGCGAGTTCATGAATCCCGTTTTCAGAGGGATTATTGACCATGATGACGAATTCCTCACCGCCATAGCGGCAGAAGACATCAGAGCGTCGTGTGGACTCACTGGCGACTTTGGCAACACGCTGCAGGACCAGATCACCGAACTGGTGGCCGTAGGTGTCGTTCAGACTTTTGAAGCGGTCGATGTCGGAGAAAATGATTCCGATCGGCTGGGCAGAGCGGGCACAGCGATGCAGTTCTTTTTCGAAGTATTCGTTGAAGTAGCTGCGATTGTAGGTTTTGGTCAGCGGGTCGTGAATTGCTTTGCTCTGCAGCTGTTTGTTTTCGGATTCCAGTTTCACCTTCTGCTCTTCGATGGCAGCCTGGCGGGCGAAAGCCTGTGTGGAATCGACCTGGGCTTTCATAGTCAACTGCACCAGTTGTTCGTTGGCTTTGGCCATGATTTCATAAGGTGATTCGATGTCATCCATATTGACCTGGAAGATCTGGGCAGCCTCTTCAAAGCGGAACTTGACCTCTTCCAGGAACCCGTGCAGATCATCGATGGGCATGTTGTAGAACTCTGCCATCAACTGCTGCAGTCGCTGTAATGCGAGACCGCTGTTGGGGGAGCAGAAGTAATCACCAATGGCGGCTGATGCAGCGATGATGATGATCAGGTTAAAGTCAGGATCGGACTGGAGGGCCTTTAATTGTTCGAATGTGTCATGATGATGTTCGATGGCGATCTGGAACTGTTCGGACATCTGCCAGCGTTCCATCATTTTCACGCCGACTTCAGTATGGTTGATTCCCAGGACTTCAGTTTCAACTTCAGACGTATTACGCTGCTGTGTTTCTGCCTGTTCGAGCACAGGTAACAGGTCATTGGGGATCGAGCGGAGCATGGCCAGGTGCCCGATATCCTGCAGGAGTCCGATGAGAAAGCTGTCGTATTTGAGATCGTTGCCCAGTCGGGTGGCTAATAACTCGGCGGCAGCGGACTGGATAATCGATTGTTTCCAGTACGAGTCGTAGCGTGATTTCAGTGGACCCTGTGTGATTGCTGCTTCGGAGAGCGAGAAGCTCAGCGCCAGCGACGTAACCACCATGGTTCCCAGCAGGGGGACGGCCCGTTCGATACCCTTACACTCGGATCGCAGCCCGAAGAAGGACGAGTTACTGGCCTTGAGGATTTTGGCTGTGATCGCAGGGTCTGCCTTGATGGTCTCAATGACATCCTTGATATCAGTGTCCGGATCCTTAGACAGGTCCAGCAACTTGACTGCGACGGCGGGTAGAGTAGGTAATTGATCCGACGACCAGATTTTTTCAGGAGAAATCATGTTTGATGACCTTCAGGGAAATTTAACTCAGTCTGGCTGCAGCCATTCTTATAAAACAGAGATTGCCCTGCCTGCTGGGCAATATTCAGTGAACCGATTATTTCATAGTCTGGCAACCTGACTGCTCAACGAGCCTCAGGCATTCGAGGTGACCCAACGTTCCAGC harbors:
- a CDS encoding sodium:proton antiporter, whose product is MNLIADTYAQLEATSFVATTEQPHEEHHGHAEPPAFYSVIPFAALLLCIAFLPLIHKTEEWWEHNKNRFLVAVSLGLVTLLYYTFLYGHGVVDHGTHEMSAPGIPAAIVVLKNAILGEYIPFIALLFSLYVISGGIAFNGHLVGRPILNTGILAIGGAIASFIGTTGAAMLLIRPLLKANAKRDYVAHTVIFFIFVVCNTGGCLLPIGDPPLFLGFLRGVPFTWTLSLWPEWLAMNGMLLAVYFAFDTIRYRKENKARVEAVPEDPEPFALKGGINFLWLLLVIFCVALLDPSKTVPGTNWSAPHFFREGCMFALAGISLLTTSKSIREQNSFNYEAIVEVAALFVGIFICMQAPVQILNVYGASLGIDSPAKFYWATGTLSSFLDNAPTYVVFFETAKSAGGSPPMVAGVSEIELVAISLGAVFMGAMTYIGNGPNFMVKAIAEKNNIRMPSFFGYMFYSCLFLLPLSILLTIFFL
- a CDS encoding ROK family transcriptional regulator — its product is MNVRKVLEVIQSQGTLTRADVMRCSGISAPTVSKAVSALLDAGLLEERETAEFSVGRPGKLLQLPRFSAQVIGVVLDWDYCSIVASGLDGFLHEEKLDQFKTPSSYEDLINIISQKIMDLVKKEEIPALGVGITVPGLVNSNDGRIFLASNLHIVDGQAPAVDIAAKTNLECILVQKSTSLCLSEKTYGAGQDLEDFISLDVTSGFGMGAFTGGQLLDGQHGLAGEIAHITVEPQGGRVCGCGNQGCLETVATDMALTHYVSKRVGKELDFDAIKELVKQGELDITPELDRTIEFLGIGVAAAINIFNPSNIFISSRLFDLQDDVFSRMCELAKNRALKPSSSSCEIERSKGNKYLGAVAGIINHLANGLGPRLT
- a CDS encoding DUF1572 family protein, with the protein product MSPSADDLAREAIREFQHLLAQSLRKIRHCLGQLKQEQIWWRPEPGLNSIGNLILHLSGNLNQWAVAGITGAQDERQREAEFQAESSHNREELLSLLEQSVERASAVFQTLSAADLLESRTIQGFSVSVLGAIAHTVPHFVGHSHQIIYLTRLQLRETYQFDWSPDADRNSVPI
- a CDS encoding HDOD domain-containing protein, with amino-acid sequence MISPEKIWSSDQLPTLPAVAVKLLDLSKDPDTDIKDVIETIKADPAITAKILKASNSSFFGLRSECKGIERAVPLLGTMVVTSLALSFSLSEAAITQGPLKSRYDSYWKQSIIQSAAAELLATRLGNDLKYDSFLIGLLQDIGHLAMLRSIPNDLLPVLEQAETQQRNTSEVETEVLGINHTEVGVKMMERWQMSEQFQIAIEHHHDTFEQLKALQSDPDFNLIIIIAASAAIGDYFCSPNSGLALQRLQQLMAEFYNMPIDDLHGFLEEVKFRFEEAAQIFQVNMDDIESPYEIMAKANEQLVQLTMKAQVDSTQAFARQAAIEEQKVKLESENKQLQSKAIHDPLTKTYNRSYFNEYFEKELHRCARSAQPIGIIFSDIDRFKSLNDTYGHQFGDLVLQRVAKVASESTRRSDVFCRYGGEEFVIMVNNPSENGIHELAERLRKLIENEVIEFEGKRVPVTASLGAVVGIPPRDMTGFGERLIAEADEAMYNSKENGRNQVHVRSIISQEDNELQKLVKRSRFSRWLVTKKIFDIPTISKALLKCPQQETQTKIGELAVNEKLLTSNQVTEILEAQQKNGQRFGEIAIQRQLLTREQVAYLLAIQIEPPIVLGKTLISLEMLQSAETAELVKLYLSEFKASAAPMEERRSEFANS
- a CDS encoding SGNH/GDSL hydrolase family protein, which produces MKYPKISYQLIRLAAVCLLLQATTLLSAQEAEQQTHQAPLSKMELQTGDSIVFLGDSITHQCLYTQYVEDFFYTRYPKMRLKFHNAGVGGARAWDALARFDRDVAAYHPKYVTVLLGMNDGRYQPFNDEIFKTYYDDMKELISKIEGIGATPILMTPTMFDARAARMGKRPRDPASVELYNSVLAYYGTWLREVAAESGFGFVDMYGPLNNITIAERQKNPQFTIIRDAVHPDAPGQVVMAFALLSDMNVQRQVSRITVSKKTNGEATSTARGGKLSDLTFSDDGVSFTWQADSLPWVVPAEAKLGAELTKLGHRMSQESLSIHDLPPGRYELSIDGEVVGQYSNTTLARHVELQGNPKTPQYQQAMQVALLNKERNEGPVKNKRNTWRVFQVYARMKRELDAQGDQKDEKSVAKLAELDKRLADQDRVIQESEAAAKALEDKIYEINQPEARKYVLKKVTAAKKK